Part of the Gammaproteobacteria bacterium genome is shown below.
GCATTGGACTCGCCGCCACACAGGTCAATGTTCCCTGGAGGGTGATTACCATTGATGTTACTGAAGCCCAAAAACAACCCTTATGCCTTATCAATCCAGAAATTCTGGCGCGTGACGGCAGCGGAAACATGGATGAAGGTTGTCTTTCAGTACCAGGCATTTTCGAGCCGGTAGCACGCGCCAGCCATATTGTTTTCCGCGCCACGGATCGCAATGGTCGCCTTTTTGAACGTGCTGCCGATGGCTTGCTTGCTGTATGCATCCAGCATGAGATGGATCATTTAGAAGGCAAGCTCTTCGTCGATTATCTCTCTGAATTAAAACGCAACCGGATTCGTAAAAAATTGGAAAAACAGACGCGACAAACCTTCTAATAATCTGTGCATTGGTTAGGTGACAAGCTGAAAATTGGAGATTCAAGCCACAGCTTATCCCACAATTTTTCAGGTATCGCCTTACTTATGCACAGATTAATAATAATGATTGTCGCCGTTTAGTTAGATACGGTCTGATTATGTAGAAAAATTAAAAATTTTGTTGTATATTAACCTGATTAAACATCCCGCGAATTTATTTGTAAAAATAGCCACTAACACTAATTGCTATAAATTTGGAGGTAAACATTATGGCTGTTCTATCCATAATCGCCGCCGTGGCTCATAACGGCGTTATTGGTCGAAAA
Proteins encoded:
- the def gene encoding peptide deformylase, coding for MALLNVLRYPDPRLRQRAQPVEALTPEIVRLINDMFETMYTAPGIGLAATQVNVPWRVITIDVTEAQKQPLCLINPEILARDGSGNMDEGCLSVPGIFEPVARASHIVFRATDRNGRLFERAADGLLAVCIQHEMDHLEGKLFVDYLSELKRNRIRKKLEKQTRQTF